A genome region from Schlesneria paludicola DSM 18645 includes the following:
- a CDS encoding beta strand repeat-containing protein, with the protein VSNSAWTGLTLGTVIADGDLGTPLNQPAIYGVNAFGSVTEALAASTSSGQIIVNAGTYHEAISLTGTHTLTITSGAAVTLDSLSAITGTFVQIQGTSLTVGDATSTTVASVISGSGSLVKVGSGTLTLSGGSPYSGLLTINAGTLQLNGSVGGNVSVGASGTLSGSGTVSGNVTNLGTFAPGPMTITGDLVSSGTIQFTVNSGWTTPGTDYTQITVGGNLNLSGSTLSFSNTLDVSAPSANQLLKLISHAGTTNKTTTDGSTLPADGSTVTLGTHSFKLFYNGGDGNDVVLVEASTPNVVYVSGTAWAGLTPGTVIPDADLGTPLNQPAIYGVNAFNTIATAFASSTANSQVIVNAGTYHESISLTGTQTLTMTAGAGVTIDSLSAVAGAVIQIQGTTLTIGDATNTTIAAVISGTGALTKAGSGTLTLSGTNTYTGFTSINAGTLQLDGSLSGNASIGASGTLRGSGTVSGNVTNLGTLTPGQMTISGNLTSSGTIEFTVNSGWTTPGTDYTQLTVGGNLNLSGSTLTVLNALDASAPGVNQILTLINHAGTTNKTTTNGSTLPADGATVTVGTHSFKLFYNGGDGNDVVLIEATTPSVVYVSSAAWASLTPGTVIADGDLGTPLNQPAILGVTAFTSVNAALAGSTSDSQVIVNAGTYHEAVSLTGTHTLTVTTGAAVTIDSLSAIASTLIQIQGTSLTVGDATNTTIAAVISGTGAFSKAGAGTLTLSGVNSYSGITTVTAGTLQLDGSVSGNVIVGASGTLSGSGTVSGDVTNQGTMKPGLMTITGDLTSSGTIQFTVNSGWTTPGTDYSQLTVGGNLNLSGSTLSVLNTLDASAPGVNQLLTLINHAGTTNKTTTNGSTLPADGATLT; encoded by the coding sequence ATGTCTCGAACAGCGCGTGGACGGGGTTGACGCTGGGGACCGTGATTGCGGACGGCGATTTGGGGACACCTCTGAATCAGCCTGCGATTTACGGCGTGAATGCGTTTGGCTCGGTCACGGAGGCGTTAGCCGCGTCGACGTCCAGCGGGCAGATCATTGTGAATGCGGGCACGTATCACGAAGCGATCAGTCTGACGGGTACGCATACGCTGACGATCACATCTGGGGCCGCGGTGACTCTCGATTCGCTGTCGGCGATCACGGGGACATTCGTCCAAATCCAGGGCACGTCTCTGACGGTTGGCGATGCCACCAGCACGACGGTGGCCAGCGTCATCAGCGGAAGCGGAAGTCTCGTCAAAGTCGGATCGGGAACGCTGACCCTCTCTGGTGGCAGCCCCTACAGCGGTCTCTTGACAATCAATGCCGGAACTTTGCAACTGAATGGATCCGTCGGTGGAAACGTGAGCGTCGGTGCGAGCGGGACGCTCAGCGGCTCAGGTACGGTCTCCGGAAACGTGACGAATTTGGGCACGTTCGCGCCCGGGCCAATGACGATCACAGGGGACCTGGTCTCCAGCGGCACGATTCAGTTCACGGTCAACAGCGGCTGGACGACGCCCGGGACGGATTACACGCAGATTACGGTCGGCGGCAATTTGAATCTGAGCGGTTCGACGCTGTCCTTCTCGAATACCCTGGATGTCTCTGCTCCTTCGGCCAATCAACTTCTGAAGTTGATCAGTCACGCCGGTACGACGAACAAGACAACGACAGACGGCAGTACGCTACCTGCGGATGGTTCCACGGTGACGTTGGGAACGCACTCGTTCAAGCTGTTCTACAATGGGGGTGATGGGAACGATGTCGTGCTTGTCGAGGCATCGACACCGAATGTGGTTTACGTGTCCGGTACGGCGTGGGCCGGTCTGACACCCGGGACGGTGATTCCCGACGCCGATTTGGGAACACCTCTCAATCAACCTGCCATTTATGGTGTGAATGCGTTCAACACCATTGCGACTGCGTTTGCGTCGTCAACCGCGAACAGCCAGGTCATTGTGAATGCCGGAACGTACCACGAATCGATCAGCTTGACGGGAACGCAGACCCTCACGATGACGGCAGGCGCTGGTGTGACGATCGACTCGCTGTCGGCGGTTGCGGGCGCGGTCATTCAAATACAAGGGACCACGCTGACGATTGGAGACGCGACGAATACCACGATTGCCGCCGTGATCAGCGGTACGGGTGCTTTGACCAAAGCAGGCAGCGGGACATTGACGCTGTCGGGTACCAATACTTACACCGGCTTCACGTCAATCAATGCGGGCACACTCCAACTCGATGGTTCGCTCAGTGGAAATGCGAGTATCGGCGCGAGTGGGACGCTCCGCGGTTCAGGAACGGTCTCGGGGAATGTGACGAATCTGGGGACGTTGACACCGGGCCAGATGACGATTTCCGGCAATCTGACATCCAGCGGAACGATTGAGTTCACGGTCAACAGTGGCTGGACGACACCCGGTACCGACTACACGCAGCTTACTGTAGGTGGCAATCTCAACCTGAGTGGCTCGACATTGACGGTGTTGAATGCGCTGGATGCGTCGGCGCCGGGCGTGAATCAGATTCTGACGTTGATCAATCACGCGGGCACGACAAACAAGACCACGACAAATGGGAGTACTCTGCCTGCAGACGGTGCCACTGTGACGGTCGGTACGCACTCCTTCAAGTTGTTTTACAACGGCGGCGACGGGAACGATGTGGTGCTCATTGAAGCGACCACACCGAGCGTTGTTTACGTATCGAGTGCAGCGTGGGCCAGCTTGACTCCGGGAACGGTGATCGCGGATGGCGATTTGGGGACGCCGCTGAATCAGCCAGCGATTCTTGGCGTGACGGCCTTCACGTCGGTGAATGCGGCGCTTGCGGGATCGACGTCGGATAGCCAAGTGATCGTGAATGCAGGAACGTATCACGAAGCGGTCAGTCTGACAGGGACTCATACGCTTACGGTCACGACTGGAGCCGCCGTGACCATCGATTCCCTGTCGGCAATCGCAAGTACGCTCATCCAAATTCAAGGGACGTCTCTAACTGTTGGCGATGCGACGAATACCACGATCGCCGCCGTGATCAGCGGAACCGGTGCTTTCTCCAAAGCAGGGGCCGGGACGTTGACGCTTTCGGGCGTCAATAGCTACAGCGGCATAACCACAGTGACGGCCGGGACACTTCAGCTGGACGGTTCCGTGAGTGGTAACGTGATCGTTGGTGCGAGCGGCACGCTGAGCGGTTCTGGCACGGTTTCTGGTGATGTGACGAATCAGGGGACGATGAAGCCGGGCTTGATGACGATCACCGGTGACCTGACGTCGAGCGGTACGATTCAGTTCACGGTGAACAGCGGTTGGACGACACCCGGTACGGATTACAGTCAGCTCACGGTGGGTGGGAATCTGAATCTGAGTGGTTCGACTCTGTCGGTTTTGAATACGTTGGATGCGTCTGCTCCCGGTGTGAATCAACTGTTGACACTGATCAATCACGCGGGGACGACGAACAAGACGACGACAAACGGGAGCACATTGCCGGCGGATGGTGCGACGTTGAC
- a CDS encoding site-2 protease family protein, with amino-acid sequence MSQVPSKVLPWRMRPDLQSASLEFDGRLAWGIKDPLTLSYFEMSDEAFFVLNYLDGKQTDDDVCRSFHAHFRPRTLSVAELHGFLGQLVSQNLVIADAPGYGRSLVAKQKSKRSRQRWAMLSNILAVRFRGIDPDRFLTTLLRWCGWLFTAPVVALGLILICCAVTLVAVHFDELIARLPDAQAFVSLPNLVSLGALLAAVKVLHEFGHGLTCKRFGGECHEMGVMLLVFTPTLYCNVSDIWMIKDKWKRIAVSLAGIWIEAVIAAVCTFLWWFSAPGLFHSVCLNLVVLCGLSTALLNGNPLLRYDGYFALSDWLEIPNLQQQSISKLRVALTKTYCGFDVSEGAELSSRWQTGLFAYGIASLLYRVILTVAILWGLNRWLAPMGLGVLVTAFSVFLLGTMVLTPLMTTIRFLRAPANTSRIKWGRFCMRGIATLAALVVLLNLPLPSRVGAGALAEDSDVYRVYVTFSGTLIDAVRIGERVERDQVLARLDDPAIQVELTHLQGELNQQKARLDQLERRRVSEPNVAQSIPTVREVVRDLEQQLSQRQRDAERLVVRAPRAGTVLSATHQRPLAKSGSLSHALGSPLDERNRGCYLRTGTPLCSIGDDSSRAAVLMVNQDDINLVRVGQRVRLLWNELSGEIQGGEIIELAGFDLDTLSREAAIRLNLPARGTLTGSARPVGIWYQARVKLDQASTPLLHGAAGTAKILVEPQSLFRRLMRWFDQTFPI; translated from the coding sequence ATGTCACAAGTTCCGTCGAAAGTCCTGCCTTGGCGAATGCGACCGGACCTGCAGTCCGCGTCGCTGGAATTCGATGGGCGATTGGCATGGGGGATTAAGGACCCACTGACGCTGTCCTATTTCGAGATGTCCGACGAAGCGTTCTTTGTTCTGAATTACCTCGATGGCAAGCAGACCGATGACGATGTCTGCCGTTCGTTTCATGCGCACTTTCGGCCGCGTACGCTATCTGTCGCCGAGCTGCACGGATTTTTAGGACAACTCGTTTCACAGAATCTCGTCATCGCGGATGCGCCGGGCTACGGACGTTCGCTCGTCGCCAAACAGAAATCCAAAAGATCGCGACAGCGCTGGGCGATGCTTTCAAACATTCTGGCTGTTCGATTTCGAGGAATTGATCCGGATCGATTCTTGACCACGCTCTTGCGATGGTGTGGATGGTTGTTCACGGCACCGGTTGTTGCGCTGGGCCTGATTCTTATTTGTTGTGCGGTGACTCTTGTTGCCGTCCATTTCGACGAACTGATTGCGCGGCTACCCGATGCCCAGGCGTTCGTCAGTCTTCCCAATCTTGTTTCACTCGGTGCGCTCCTGGCTGCTGTCAAAGTGCTCCACGAATTTGGCCACGGGCTAACATGCAAGCGTTTCGGGGGCGAATGCCACGAAATGGGCGTCATGCTGCTTGTCTTCACGCCAACGCTCTATTGCAACGTCAGTGACATCTGGATGATCAAAGACAAGTGGAAGCGGATTGCGGTCAGTCTAGCCGGAATTTGGATCGAAGCCGTCATCGCAGCAGTCTGCACGTTTTTGTGGTGGTTTAGTGCTCCCGGGCTGTTCCACTCGGTCTGTCTTAATCTCGTCGTGCTCTGCGGTCTCAGCACGGCTCTTCTCAATGGGAATCCACTCCTTCGGTACGATGGCTATTTTGCGCTCTCTGACTGGCTTGAAATTCCCAATCTGCAGCAGCAGTCGATATCGAAATTGCGTGTCGCGTTGACCAAAACGTATTGCGGTTTCGACGTATCCGAAGGAGCAGAGTTGTCCTCACGCTGGCAGACCGGGTTGTTCGCCTATGGAATTGCGTCACTGCTTTATCGTGTCATCCTGACGGTTGCCATTCTGTGGGGTCTAAATCGCTGGCTGGCACCCATGGGGCTTGGGGTGCTCGTAACCGCTTTTTCGGTGTTCTTGCTGGGCACGATGGTTCTCACCCCACTGATGACCACGATCCGGTTCCTTAGAGCGCCCGCCAACACGTCCCGAATCAAGTGGGGGCGTTTTTGTATGCGAGGTATCGCGACGCTAGCGGCGCTCGTTGTATTACTGAATCTTCCGCTGCCAAGTCGAGTCGGTGCAGGGGCGTTGGCGGAAGACAGCGACGTTTATCGTGTCTATGTGACGTTCTCGGGGACTCTAATTGACGCGGTTCGGATTGGCGAGCGAGTGGAACGCGATCAAGTTCTGGCACGCCTTGATGATCCCGCGATCCAGGTCGAGCTGACCCACCTGCAAGGCGAATTGAATCAACAGAAGGCACGCCTTGATCAACTTGAGCGGCGACGCGTGAGCGAGCCAAACGTGGCTCAGTCGATACCAACAGTACGAGAAGTCGTGCGTGACCTTGAGCAGCAGCTTTCTCAGCGGCAACGTGATGCCGAGCGACTGGTGGTTCGTGCCCCTCGGGCAGGCACCGTTCTGTCTGCGACCCATCAGCGTCCGCTTGCTAAGTCTGGTTCATTGTCACATGCGTTGGGATCACCGTTGGATGAGCGGAATCGCGGTTGTTATTTGAGGACGGGGACCCCACTCTGTTCGATCGGCGATGATTCGAGCCGAGCGGCCGTGCTGATGGTCAATCAGGATGACATCAATCTGGTTCGCGTCGGGCAACGCGTTCGACTTCTCTGGAATGAGTTATCGGGCGAGATTCAAGGGGGTGAAATCATTGAACTGGCCGGATTTGATCTCGACACATTAAGTCGCGAGGCGGCGATCCGGCTCAATCTTCCCGCGCGGGGGACGTTGACGGGTTCCGCGCGCCCCGTTGGGATCTGGTACCAGGCTCGAGTCAAGCTCGATCAAGCCTCCACACCTCTGCTGCACGGAGCAGCGGGGACCGCAAAAATCCTTGTCGAGCCTCAATCGTTGTTTCGTCGCCTGATGCGATGGTTCGATCAGACATTCCCAATTTGA
- a CDS encoding beta strand repeat-containing protein, giving the protein MSFSMWFREWIGARPVRSGRLRSFDHAATLSVRKLEDRRVLSVSAGFSGGVLDIAIDTTFTNPVHIDATDDVAITVDSGTHQVLVNTKPIDLGGGVFLLASNVTSINVHDAANTSNAINLSGVSLANGFSHAGGISVHVNSGGGNDTITGSAFSDLITVGSGHNTISGGGGDDTFVFVTGFTTNTVTNTSGTHNKLDLSGVSSNITANLQTHTITASGGGSISFTASDIETIIGGSGATNTFQGLDATSVWTIGAAGQSYSSGSVDVAFSGFKTLQGGSGDDQFNLNANSTFDIHSGGGVNNFNLANGISAGNLIGDSGTNTLSYAAYTSGVTVNLLTGSATNVNSISGIDNVTGGLGNDTLIGDDNDNILDGGGGLDTLIGNGGNDTLINGYNSIGGNGNDVILITSDLLVTNGSSITLDAESISLNANLTTAGGASAGSISLTGAVTLGANVTISTNNVSPSTDGDVTFGSTINSDGTARSLVINAGSGDVSVTGIVGGGAALASLQISSAQQVVFHDNVTVLGNLTQLAGTGNTTFDGSLTSQNGSVSITTGGSIFVSDGISAGGGTTGDVTLSSSGTGSVTMATSSTNDIVARNVAIQSGSGGIGSATQSLRINASSISATTTGNADIFVSDVGTSLTIAAGGLSAGTGTIHFGSGQFSLGGANRIADTSTVAIASTAQLNLQGFNESIAALNLESGTSSGSTVTTGAGTLTLLGNLSLVSTGTGATGALISGNLSLGGATRTVTVADGNAANDLTISAVISGSLGTAGLTKDGAGTLLLSGSNTYTGTTTISAGSVAVSGGSSIANTGAVSVASSGTFSLQSSETIGSLNGSGSVTVSSAAGAAVVLTVAGGGTFSGVISDGSEQLSVVVNGTGTTLNLTGANTYGGITTVTAGTLQLDGSVSGNVIVGASGTLSGSGTVSGDVTNQGTMKPGLMTITGDLTSSGTIQFTVNSGWTTPGTDYSQLTVGGNLNLSGSTLSVLNTLDASAPGVNQLLTLINHAGTTNKTTTNGSTLPADGATLTVGSHSFK; this is encoded by the coding sequence ATGAGTTTTTCGATGTGGTTCCGGGAATGGATCGGTGCCCGCCCAGTCCGTTCAGGGCGGCTGCGGTCTTTCGATCACGCTGCCACGCTATCGGTCAGAAAACTTGAGGACCGCCGCGTCCTCTCCGTTTCGGCCGGGTTTTCGGGGGGCGTGCTGGATATCGCGATCGATACCACGTTCACAAACCCCGTGCATATCGATGCGACGGACGACGTCGCGATCACCGTCGATAGCGGAACGCATCAGGTTCTCGTGAACACGAAACCGATCGATCTTGGTGGCGGCGTTTTTTTGCTGGCCTCGAACGTCACCAGCATTAACGTTCATGATGCGGCGAATACATCGAACGCGATCAATCTGAGCGGCGTTTCTCTGGCGAATGGCTTCAGTCATGCCGGCGGTATTTCTGTCCATGTGAACAGCGGTGGCGGGAACGACACAATCACAGGATCGGCGTTTTCTGATCTGATCACTGTCGGTTCGGGGCACAACACGATCAGTGGCGGCGGGGGGGATGACACTTTCGTGTTTGTGACGGGATTCACGACCAACACCGTGACGAATACCAGTGGTACTCACAACAAACTGGATCTGTCGGGGGTGTCGAGCAACATTACGGCGAATCTGCAGACTCACACGATTACGGCGAGCGGCGGCGGCTCAATCAGCTTTACGGCATCAGACATCGAAACCATCATCGGCGGATCGGGGGCGACCAACACCTTTCAGGGGCTCGACGCGACCAGCGTTTGGACGATCGGCGCAGCCGGTCAGTCGTATTCTTCGGGCAGCGTGGATGTCGCGTTCTCAGGCTTCAAGACGTTGCAAGGCGGTTCGGGCGATGATCAATTCAATTTGAATGCGAACAGCACGTTCGACATTCACAGTGGCGGCGGTGTCAATAATTTTAATCTGGCGAATGGTATCTCGGCAGGAAATCTGATTGGCGATTCGGGCACGAATACGTTGAGTTACGCTGCCTACACGTCCGGAGTGACGGTCAATCTGTTGACCGGAAGTGCAACCAATGTGAATTCGATCTCCGGGATTGACAATGTCACCGGGGGGTTGGGCAATGATACATTGATCGGAGATGACAACGACAACATCCTTGACGGCGGCGGCGGGCTGGACACACTCATTGGGAACGGCGGTAACGATACCCTGATCAACGGGTACAACAGCATTGGTGGCAACGGCAACGATGTCATTTTGATCACGTCGGATCTTCTCGTCACAAACGGATCGTCGATCACGCTCGATGCGGAATCGATTTCCCTTAACGCAAACCTGACCACCGCCGGTGGCGCCTCGGCTGGATCGATCAGCCTTACAGGTGCCGTCACGCTGGGGGCGAATGTCACGATTTCGACCAACAACGTTAGCCCTTCCACTGACGGAGATGTCACGTTCGGTTCTACGATCAATAGCGATGGAACAGCCAGATCGTTAGTCATCAATGCGGGATCCGGCGATGTGTCCGTCACGGGCATCGTCGGAGGTGGGGCGGCTCTGGCGAGTTTGCAGATCTCATCTGCTCAGCAGGTCGTGTTTCACGACAACGTGACAGTTTTGGGAAACCTGACACAACTGGCGGGAACGGGTAATACGACGTTCGATGGTAGCCTGACGTCACAGAACGGTTCCGTCTCGATCACAACAGGTGGGTCGATCTTTGTTTCCGACGGAATCTCGGCCGGCGGTGGTACGACCGGTGATGTGACGCTCAGTTCATCGGGAACCGGTTCGGTCACGATGGCGACCAGTTCGACGAACGATATCGTTGCTCGCAATGTTGCAATTCAGTCTGGCTCAGGCGGAATCGGCTCGGCGACGCAGTCCCTGCGAATTAACGCGTCTTCGATCTCTGCCACGACGACGGGAAACGCGGATATTTTTGTAAGTGATGTTGGAACGAGTTTGACAATTGCGGCGGGAGGGCTCAGTGCGGGGACGGGGACGATCCATTTTGGAAGTGGACAGTTTTCGCTCGGCGGCGCCAATCGGATTGCCGACACGTCGACTGTGGCGATCGCTTCAACGGCTCAATTGAACCTGCAAGGATTCAATGAGTCGATTGCTGCGCTGAATCTTGAGAGCGGAACTTCCAGCGGCTCCACAGTCACGACGGGAGCCGGTACGCTGACGTTGCTCGGGAATCTCTCGCTCGTCTCGACCGGTACCGGTGCAACCGGGGCTTTGATTAGTGGCAACCTCTCATTGGGCGGCGCCACGCGAACGGTCACAGTGGCCGATGGAAACGCAGCCAATGATCTGACCATAAGTGCGGTGATTAGCGGTAGTCTTGGCACTGCGGGCCTCACCAAAGACGGTGCTGGTACACTCTTGCTCAGTGGCAGTAATACCTATACCGGAACCACAACGATCTCGGCAGGAAGCGTCGCTGTTTCGGGCGGCAGTTCGATTGCCAATACCGGAGCGGTCTCGGTCGCTTCGTCAGGGACTTTCTCGCTTCAATCGAGTGAAACGATCGGAAGCCTGAACGGCTCGGGAAGCGTCACGGTCTCGTCCGCGGCGGGGGCCGCCGTCGTACTCACGGTGGCCGGTGGAGGAACATTCAGTGGTGTGATCTCGGATGGCAGCGAGCAACTTTCGGTTGTCGTCAACGGGACGGGCACAACCCTGAACCTGACGGGCGCGAACACGTATGGTGGCATAACCACAGTCACGGCCGGGACACTTCAGCTGGACGGTTCCGTGAGTGGTAACGTGATCGTTGGTGCGAGCGGCACGCTGAGCGGTTCTGGCACGGTTTCTGGTGATGTGACGAATCAGGGGACGATGAAGCCGGGCTTGATGACGATCACCGGTGACCTGACGTCGAGCGGTACGATTCAGTTCACGGTGAACAGCGGTTGGACGACACCCGGTACGGATTACAGTCAGCTCACGGTGGGTGGGAATCTGAATCTGAGTGGTTCGACTCTGTCGGTTTTGAATACGTTGGATGCGTCTGCTCCCGGTGTGAATCAACTGTTGACACTGATCAATCACGCGGGGACGACGAACAAGACGACGACAAACGGGAGCACATTGCCGGCGGATGGTGCGACGTTGACAGTGGGCAGCCACTCGTTCAAGTT
- a CDS encoding efflux RND transporter periplasmic adaptor subunit, producing MSLTAGCLLGLLMCSADPVDEIRVESVLLTLIEHADVSASETGLLSLLTVKEGETVAEGKPLAKIDDRDAKLICDRSETELKVARSFADNDVRVRFARLSVAVANAELTRAKESNVKFPKSVSQSEIDRLKLLADKSVLEVEQAEVDQLQAKLSLQIKQQELARAILALERRTIIAPFPGMVVQWKKQHGEWVEPGMPVMRLIRLNRLRAEAFVASGKLPANLVGRPVKLVMSDSGKSAIKYTGTLVFVSPEIDPVNGQVRIWAEIENDSLSLRPGESGTLMIGPATLSKPVITDSTATPTDKKSP from the coding sequence ATGTCGCTCACTGCCGGATGCCTGTTAGGTCTCTTAATGTGTAGTGCCGATCCCGTTGACGAAATTCGAGTCGAATCGGTGCTGCTGACTTTGATCGAGCATGCCGACGTGTCCGCCAGCGAGACCGGGCTATTGAGCCTGCTGACCGTCAAGGAAGGTGAAACGGTGGCAGAGGGTAAACCGCTTGCCAAGATCGACGATCGCGATGCGAAATTGATCTGTGATCGGTCCGAGACGGAGTTAAAAGTTGCCCGTTCCTTTGCTGACAACGATGTCCGAGTCCGCTTCGCCCGATTGTCTGTGGCCGTCGCCAATGCTGAACTGACACGTGCAAAAGAATCAAACGTCAAGTTTCCCAAAAGCGTTTCGCAGTCCGAAATTGATCGTTTGAAGCTGCTTGCGGACAAGTCGGTCCTGGAAGTCGAACAAGCGGAAGTGGATCAATTGCAGGCAAAGTTGTCGCTTCAAATCAAACAGCAGGAATTGGCGCGCGCGATTCTCGCACTAGAGCGGCGTACGATCATCGCCCCCTTCCCAGGGATGGTCGTTCAATGGAAAAAGCAGCATGGAGAATGGGTTGAGCCCGGCATGCCTGTGATGCGTTTGATTCGCTTAAATCGCCTTCGCGCCGAAGCCTTCGTCGCCTCGGGAAAGCTGCCCGCAAATCTGGTCGGACGTCCGGTCAAACTGGTCATGAGTGATTCGGGCAAATCCGCAATCAAATACACCGGGACGCTGGTGTTTGTCAGTCCCGAAATTGATCCGGTGAATGGTCAGGTGAGAATTTGGGCCGAGATCGAAAACGACAGCCTGAGTTTGCGTCCGGGGGAATCCGGAACGCTCATGATTGGTCCCGCGACGCTATCAAAACCCGTCATCACCGATTCGACTGCCACACCGACAGACAAGAAATCTCCGTAG